One window of Streptomyces sp. SUK 48 genomic DNA carries:
- a CDS encoding DUF6879 family protein, which produces MPSSVPGFAELLGQCERSAVHLELRDSYASTDRFEAWKRGERITWEDLESWWHPYDQLITDTVARGVTIRRARVISEPVSDYIRWEHYVTRANVMAGEEVRWLPRRQATSIPLPGNDFWLFDGALLRVHHFSGDGVVVEDEITADPEAVKLCSAAFEAVWERAVPHHLYKI; this is translated from the coding sequence ATGCCGTCGAGCGTGCCCGGTTTCGCTGAGTTGCTCGGCCAGTGCGAGCGGTCCGCCGTCCACTTGGAGCTGCGTGACTCCTACGCGTCGACGGACCGCTTCGAGGCGTGGAAGCGGGGCGAGCGGATCACCTGGGAGGACCTTGAGTCCTGGTGGCACCCCTACGATCAGTTGATCACTGACACCGTGGCCCGGGGCGTGACGATTCGCCGGGCCCGGGTGATCTCCGAGCCGGTTTCGGACTACATCCGCTGGGAGCACTACGTCACCCGCGCCAACGTCATGGCCGGCGAAGAAGTGCGCTGGCTGCCGCGGAGACAGGCCACGAGTATCCCCTTGCCGGGAAATGACTTCTGGCTGTTCGATGGCGCGCTGCTTCGGGTGCACCACTTCTCGGGTGACGGCGTGGTGGTGGAGGACGAGATCACGGCGGACCCGGAAGCCGTGAAGCTGTGCTCCGCCGCCTTCGAAGCGGTCTGGGAGCGGGCGGTTCCGCACCACCTGTACAAGATCTGA
- a CDS encoding NUDIX domain-containing protein: MSGQPAQPVIDTHVLLLDGEKTLLSQRGGPYGYRRWHLPAGKLDQGETLTAGAARELFEETGVTTDPGHLELRHVVHHRQEDGSERIGFFFAATE; this comes from the coding sequence ATGAGCGGACAGCCGGCACAGCCCGTCATCGACACTCACGTTCTTCTCCTCGACGGCGAGAAGACCCTGCTCTCGCAGAGAGGCGGTCCCTACGGCTACCGCCGGTGGCACCTGCCGGCCGGCAAGCTCGACCAGGGCGAGACCCTCACCGCCGGCGCAGCCCGCGAGCTCTTCGAGGAAACCGGTGTCACGACCGACCCCGGCCACCTGGAACTCCGGCATGTCGTGCACCACCGTCAGGAGGACGGTTCCGAGCGCATCGGGTTCTTCTTCGCGGCCACCGAGTAG
- a CDS encoding DUF397 domain-containing protein — protein sequence MNRVENAQWFKSSHSNGNGACVEVAYLDDVVATRDSKEQAGPVLTSAFEGWQAFIGSVVKGEL from the coding sequence ATGAACAGGGTTGAGAACGCTCAGTGGTTCAAGTCGAGCCACAGCAACGGAAACGGCGCCTGCGTCGAGGTGGCCTACCTTGACGACGTAGTCGCCACGCGAGACAGCAAAGAGCAGGCAGGCCCGGTCCTGACCAGCGCCTTCGAAGGGTGGCAGGCATTCATCGGAAGCGTGGTCAAGGGCGAGCTATAG
- a CDS encoding DUF397 domain-containing protein, which translates to MAHVEDSSLLPVMWWKSSASGTQSDCVECGIVDTQTIAVRDSKRPTGPALLLSRASVARLVSGIRMGGFE; encoded by the coding sequence ATGGCTCACGTTGAAGACTCGTCGCTCCTGCCCGTGATGTGGTGGAAGTCGTCGGCGAGTGGTACGCAGTCCGACTGCGTCGAGTGCGGCATCGTCGATACGCAGACGATCGCGGTACGGGACAGCAAGAGGCCGACCGGCCCCGCGTTGCTTCTGTCGCGGGCGAGCGTTGCCAGGCTGGTGAGCGGTATCCGGATGGGCGGTTTCGAGTAA
- a CDS encoding DUF397 domain-containing protein: MKRVENAEWFKSSHSNGNGNCVEVAYLDDVVATRDSKEQAGPVLTSAFEGWQAFIGSLVKGEL, from the coding sequence ATGAAGAGAGTTGAGAACGCCGAGTGGTTCAAGTCGAGCCACAGCAACGGAAACGGCAACTGCGTCGAGGTGGCCTACCTTGACGACGTAGTCGCCACGCGAGACAGCAAAGAGCAGGCAGGCCCGGTCCTGACCAGCGCCTTCGAAGGGTGGCAGGCATTCATCGGAAGCCTGGTCAAGGGCGAGCTTTAG
- a CDS encoding helix-turn-helix transcriptional regulator produces MAEGPTGSTVPRRQLGRNLRDLRNRARLTVRAAATKLEWSEAKMWRIETGQTPLRSLDVQAMCLVYGAPPDITEALMGLAKETKARGWWHAYGDVIPEGFDIYVGLEEAAQSLSSYESDLVHGLLQTDGYAREIIRTHIRGIDDADLDGRVRFRLERQALLTRATDPPVFRAVLGEAVLRRPVGGREVMMQQLAHLVYVSELPNVSIRVVPFAAGMHSGVVAGPFMILRFPLTGDGVDTEPPTVYADGYTGGLYLDKEREVQQYDAAFNNVWEASLNEQASRRLIAEVAGSYEES; encoded by the coding sequence ATGGCTGAGGGTCCAACTGGATCAACCGTTCCTCGTCGTCAACTGGGGCGTAACCTGAGGGATTTACGCAACCGGGCACGTCTGACAGTGCGTGCGGCGGCGACGAAGCTGGAATGGTCCGAGGCGAAGATGTGGCGCATCGAGACCGGCCAGACTCCACTGCGAAGCCTCGATGTTCAGGCGATGTGTCTGGTGTATGGCGCTCCACCGGACATCACCGAGGCCCTGATGGGACTCGCGAAGGAGACCAAAGCGCGCGGCTGGTGGCATGCGTACGGCGACGTGATCCCGGAGGGGTTCGACATCTACGTGGGCCTCGAAGAGGCTGCGCAGTCCCTGTCGTCGTACGAGAGCGATCTCGTACATGGTCTGCTTCAAACCGATGGGTATGCGCGCGAGATCATCCGCACACATATCCGGGGAATTGACGACGCAGACCTTGATGGCCGCGTGCGCTTCCGCCTCGAACGGCAGGCACTCCTGACCCGAGCCACCGACCCGCCGGTGTTTCGGGCGGTTCTGGGCGAGGCCGTGCTACGTCGTCCCGTCGGCGGGCGGGAGGTGATGATGCAGCAACTCGCGCACCTTGTCTATGTCTCAGAGCTGCCCAACGTCTCGATTCGCGTGGTGCCCTTCGCTGCTGGTATGCACTCAGGAGTGGTTGCCGGCCCGTTCATGATCCTCCGGTTCCCGTTGACCGGTGACGGGGTGGACACGGAACCGCCGACGGTCTACGCGGACGGGTACACCGGGGGTCTGTACCTGGACAAGGAACGGGAGGTGCAGCAGTACGACGCGGCCTTCAACAACGTCTGGGAAGCATCACTGAACGAGCAGGCGTCGAGGCGTCTGATTGCTGAAGTTGCAGGGAGCTATGAAGAGAGTTGA
- a CDS encoding ATP-binding protein: protein MASDPESVGRARTYVREVLAHGEPPVAADCVDTVVLIVSELVTNAYRYGTEPGDSILVVVSTTPDRVRVEVHDPRRRRPRPREATGDSTRGRGLHIVGALAERWGVDDRPFGKKVWVEVTR, encoded by the coding sequence TTGGCGAGCGATCCCGAATCAGTCGGTCGGGCCCGCACCTACGTGCGCGAGGTACTGGCACATGGTGAACCCCCGGTTGCCGCCGACTGTGTCGACACCGTCGTGCTCATCGTCTCCGAGCTGGTGACGAACGCCTACCGCTATGGCACCGAGCCGGGCGACTCGATCCTCGTCGTGGTCAGTACGACACCCGACCGTGTGCGCGTCGAGGTGCACGATCCCAGGCGACGCCGCCCCCGGCCCCGCGAGGCGACGGGCGACAGCACCCGAGGGCGCGGTCTGCACATCGTCGGTGCCCTCGCGGAGCGGTGGGGTGTGGACGACAGGCCGTTCGGCAAGAAGGTATGGGTCGAGGTGACCAGGTGA
- a CDS encoding albusnodin family lasso peptide translates to MIEQQIRATEADEDELTLVELGDAAALTEGQGGGHSEDKRRAYNS, encoded by the coding sequence ATGATCGAGCAGCAGATTCGCGCCACCGAGGCCGACGAGGACGAGCTGACGCTGGTCGAGCTCGGCGACGCTGCCGCCCTCACCGAGGGCCAGGGCGGCGGCCACAGCGAGGACAAGCGACGGGCCTACAACAGCTGA